In Oncorhynchus masou masou isolate Uvic2021 chromosome 31, UVic_Omas_1.1, whole genome shotgun sequence, the sequence TGACACCTCCAGAGGCCAAGATGaaggggtggtctgataatagaGTGTGTCCTCTGACCCAAAGAGCAGCTGTCTGAGGCTCAAGTCGTACAGACAGTACAGATTGAAAGCCACCATGGCAAGGAGTGGGAAAACAGTGAGCCCCGATCCAAAGCCTCTCCAGGGGCTACATATGTGGAAGCAGAGCCAGTAGATAAGCCTATAGGAATAAAATTAGGATAAACTTAAAACATGTTCAGCtttataataattaataattaggtgcttacatttgtcctatttcacacatgtacaagtgcaTGTGTGAATTGGATATTTGatttttgcatatcccactcccccGACACCCTTGGAGAATGGGGTCAGAGCCAGGGATCAGCCATTATTCATGGGCACCCTGAAGCAATAAGGGTTACGTGCCTTGCTAAAGggcagacagatttttcacctagtcggcttggggatttgaaccaataaactttcagttactagcccaatgctcagTTActcagttactagcccaatgtCCATTCTAGAGACGTCACTCTTTTCACTCACTGAGCAATCAATGACTTTGAAACCACTCACCTCCCACCAACGAAAACGCCAGTCAAAATGGGCACCACCCGCAGCTGGTCTTGAGGCAGGAATGTAGCCAGAACCAACAGATTGAGAACGTAGAGAAACAACTGCTCCATAGACGCAGAGACAAACAGCTGCTGAATGGCCGATCTTCTGTGGAGAGCCTCAGCTGGATTTAAAGACCCAGTGCAGAACTGGCACATAGCACCAATCAGCATAGCTATAGGGGGAGTAATAGATATTTTAGTATTCACATTTggaaacacaacacaaaacaccTAATGGTCTGTTTGACTTTGTCTGGCATTATGAGTCTTCAGCATCCTAGTGTTTTGAACTGATTGCTTTTGAACTGATGCTTAGTCCGGTCTTTGATAATACCCTCCGTTTCTGCTTGAACATTCGACTAATAACACTTGAAAGCCAAATATGTGAAAGGATTTGTTTTTAGCCATGTTGCTTTCTACAGTCAAGTCCTTTCAGTAGAAAGAAAATGAGATGAGGAAAGTAATGAGAAACTATTGGGACACTGCCCAGGAGACTGGAGAACTAGTTACCCTCATCTTTTCTATTCTAGTTTCCATGTTAAGCTATTTATAAGAAAGGGGAGGAAATTGCCAGTGCTTCAGTAAGACTTGCATTGCCTTGAGGTTGAATGTGTTGACAAAGACTAAGCCTTAGACAAATTATGAGACGTGGACTACTAGAAAACCTAAAATAACGTAATACTGCATTCAAGAGCTTTTTGGGAGATTGATTGCTCCAACTAAATAAGTAGGTTTGTAGAGCTCAGTATAAAAAGGCACCCCACTgagcaaaaactggttgaatcaacattgttaccatgtcatttcaacaaaaAAGAAAATGTGATGACTTTGAATCAATTTGGGAAAAttattggatttgcaaaaagtcatcaacgtaaggggATTACATCTTTTCACCCAAGTTTTTACCGAAATCCAATTACGTATTTTTTTTTGATTTCACGTTTGTTGACAACAACCAAATTTAAAtctaaactagatgttgaactaatgtctgtgcccagtgtgatAGTTGTGTTGTTTGAGTCGCATATGAAAACAATTATTCAGACATACCCAACAAGATGGGGACTGCAGCTACGGCACAGCAGCAAAGTGTGAAAGTGAGGCGGCTGACCATGTCAGGGCAGTCTGGGGAATCTATGGGAACATAGAAATAAAGTGCATAGAGAAGCCCTGCAGTAATCAGAAGGGAGGCCAGGACTGAGCACACAGCAGGAACACGGCCACTTTGGCAACATCTACAGCAGCAGCACCACAGTCTCTTGTCTGCCACCTCTGGGACAGCCTCACAAGTCTCTTGATCTTGGGAACTCCACATAGTCAACTCTATGCTCTCTGGTGGCAAGCCGAGCAACGGTTGGCCTTCATCAATGGTGGACTCCAGATTGTTGGATTCTGgactccatctctgtgtgtctgtgccatTGGGAATGTCTCTGCGAGAGGCTAGATTTGGAGTGCTGATGCAGTTTTCCACTGGGTCTTCCAAATTCTGCACAAGAGCAATCGGACTTGAAATAGTTCCATCCTGAACTCCCTCTTGCGGTCTTCGCTCTGCTTTGAAGCCCTCGCTGGGTTGCTGGTGGCAGGAATCAAGCTCTGTACAAAACAAAGCATAATCAACATCTTTCTGCCACCATATGTTCAATGTTGTGAATAATGAATGTCACCCAATCTGCATGTTTAATTAGTGGCACTCAAAAAATGTGTTTGTTCGATTATCACTTACGGACAAGTTGATCAGCTGGCAGGGCTTCCAGGGAGTGGTGAGAGCCCATGACTGagtgagaagaggagtggagcTCCTCCACTGAAGATTCAGGACTGTCAGACACTGGTGCTAAAGAGATCTGGGTGTCCAGGTCGAGGAATGGAGAGAATGACAGCCTGGCAGGGTCAATATCCTGCAGTTGATTGATGATGTCACTGATGGACTCCTTCACACTGTCAATCTCTTTGCCATCTTCTGGGTTGGTGGCTTGACGCCCCGTCATAGTCGCACAGCCGACAGAAATAACTGCAGATAGACAATTTCACATTTACTATGTGAACCCTACAATAACATGACAATATCGGTCATATTGATATTGTTTGCATCTCCGCACGCGAGGTTCAAAGGGTCCACCCCATTCGCGCCA encodes:
- the LOC135524629 gene encoding transmembrane protein 79-like — protein: MTGRQATNPEDGKEIDSVKESISDIINQLQDIDPARLSFSPFLDLDTQISLAPVSDSPESSVEELHSSSHSVMGSHHSLEALPADQLVQLDSCHQQPSEGFKAERRPQEGVQDGTISSPIALVQNLEDPVENCISTPNLASRRDIPNGTDTQRWSPESNNLESTIDEGQPLLGLPPESIELTMWSSQDQETCEAVPEVADKRLWCCCCRCCQSGRVPAVCSVLASLLITAGLLYALYFYVPIDSPDCPDMVSRLTFTLCCCAVAAVPILLAMLIGAMCQFCTGSLNPAEALHRRSAIQQLFVSASMEQLFLYVLNLLVLATFLPQDQLRVVPILTGVFVGGRLIYWLCFHICSPWRGFGSGLTVFPLLAMVAFNLYCLYDLSLRQLLFGSEDTLYYQTTPSSWPLEVSQSSSGKSDSVIPTDILETQ